DNA sequence from the Streptomyces sp. NBC_01264 genome:
GCCGACTCGTTGACGTGTGCGGGGACGAACAGCAGGGCCATGACCAGTGCGACCACGGCGAGGGGCAGGGTGATCAGGAACACCGATCCCCAGTAGAAGCGTTCGAGCAGTGCGCCCGCGATCACCGGCCCGAGCATGGAGATGCCGCCGCCCAGGGCCGACCACAGCGCGATCGGCTTCGTCCGCCCGGGCCCTGCCCACAGGGCGGTGATCAGCGCCAGGGTGGTCGGGTAGGCCATGCCGGCCGAGAGCCCGCCGAGGATCCGGGCCATCACCAGGACCGTGTCGTTCGGTGCGGACGCGGCGAGCAGGCAGGCGGGGACGGACAGGGCGGTGCCGAGGAGCAGCAGCAGCTTGCGCCCATGGCGGTCGCCGACCGCGCCCAGGTAGAGGACCGATGCGGCCAGGCCGAGGGAGTACCCCACGGCGACCAGGTTCAGCGAGCTCTGGGAGGAGTCGAAGGCCTTCCCGATCGCGGGCAGCGCCACGTTGGCCACCGACAGGTTCAGGTTTGCCACTGCGGCAACGATGATCAGGGACGCCAACACGAGCGATGCCCGCGCCGGGGCCTCACTCGGGACGTCGATGCGGGGCGCGCCGCTTTTCGACATGGAACCTCCGGGGCGGTGTTGGGCGCTGGCGAGAGTCTTGCCTGATCTACCGTGCCGAACGTCGCCCCGTGGGGATGACACGCCCACCGGTCTCGCTGTCGCCGACCATCACGCCGAGTGCCTCGCGGCCGTCGTCTTACAGCGGGAAGTCGCAGTCTGCGGGAGAGGGGGCGGTGCGAAAGAAGTGACTGTCCGCGCGAGAGCCGCCGGCAACCTGTTGCGGGGCCGACCTCCTGGTCGGCCCCGCGCCCTCGCGAAAGTCAGCGGAACGTCGGGATGACGTCGGCGCCGTACGCGTCGATGGTGGCTTCCCGGGCGTCGTGCATGTCGTAGACCGCGAACTGGTCCACGCCCAGATCCCGCAGGGCCCGGAGCTTCTCGATGTGGGCCGCGGCCGGGCCCAGGAGGCAGAAGCGGTCGACGATCTCGTCGGGGACGAAGTCGGCGGACGGGTTCCCGGCGCGGCCGTGGTGGCTGTAGTCGTAGCCCTGGCGGGACTTGACGTACTCGGTGAGCTCGTCCGGGACCATCGAGGAGTGCTCGCCGTAGCGGGAGACCAGGTCGGCGACGTGGTTGCCGACCATGCCGCCGAACCAGCGGCACTGGTCGCGGGCGTGGGCCAGGGCCTGCGCCGAGTCGTCGGCCGTGACGTACGCCGGGGCCGCCACGCAGATGGTGACCGAATCGGGATCGCGGCCGGCCTCCACAGCAGCCTGGCGGACTGCCTTGATCATCCACTCGGTGAGGTAGGGGTCGGCGAGCTGGAGGATGAACCCGTCCGCCTTCTGCCCTGCCAGGGCGAGGGCCTTCGGCCCGTAGGCCGCCATCCAGACCGGAAGTCTCCCGTCCCGGATCCAGGGGATCTTGATCGGGTTCCCGTCTACGACCGCTTCGCGGCCCTCCGCCAGGTCCCGGATGACGTCGATGGCCTCCCCGAGGCGGGCCAGGGTGTTGGGGGCCCGGCCCACGACCCGCATCGCGGAGTCCCCGCGGCCGATCCCACAGACCGTGCGGTTGCCGTACATGTCGTTGAGGGTGGCGAAGGTTGAAGCGGTCACCTCCCAAGTACGGGTGCCGGGGTTGGTGACCATCGGGCCCACGTGCATGCGCTGCGTGTTGGCCAGGATCTGGCTGTAGATGACGAACGGCTCCTGCCACAGGACAGCGGAGTCGAACGTCCAGCCGTAGCGGAAGCCATTGCGCTCGGCGCGCTTCATGAGGCTGACGACCTGGGAGGCGGGCGGGTCGGTTTGCAGGACGAGGCCGAAGTCCATGCATGGCTCCTTGCTGCTGCTGTGTGCGGGCGTGCGGCTTTACAGGTACTGACAGGTGGAGCGGTGAACGAACGCCCCGTGACCGGCCCGCCCGGTGTACTCCCGGCGGTCGATGACCACCTCGCCGCGCGAGAGCACGGTGTCGACGCGTCCGGTGATCCGCTTGCCCTCGTACGCCGAGTAGTCCACGTTCATGTGGTGCGTCTCGGCGGAGATGACCTGCTCGGCGTGCGGATCGTAGAGGACGATGTCGGCGTCGGAACCCGGCGCGATCGTGCCCTTCTGCGGGTAGAGGCCGAACATCCGGGCCGGGGTCGCGCAGGCGATCTCGATCCAGCGGCGCCGGCTGATGTGCCCGTCCAGGACCGCCTGGTGGAGCAGGTCCATACGGTTCTCCACCCCCGGCAGCCCGTTCGGGATCTTCGAGAAGTCTCCCCGGCCCAGCTCCTTCTGCCCCCGGAAACAGAACGGACAGTGGTCGGTGGACACCACCTGAAGATCGTTCGTCCGCAGCCCCCGCCACAGCGCCGCCTGATGCTCGCGCGGGCGCAGCGGAGTCGAGCAGACGTACTTGGCGCCCTGGAAGTCGGGCTCTTCGAGGTTGTCGGTGGACAGGAAGAGGTACTGCGGACAGGTCTCGCCGAAGACCGGCAGGCCCTTGTCCCGCGCCGCCGCCAGCTCCGCGACCGCTTCCTCCGCCGAGACGTGGACGACGTAAAGAGGTGAACCGGCGACCCGCGCCAGCTGGATGGCACGGTGGGTGGCCTCGGCTTCGAGGAGGACCTTGCGGACCTCGCCGTGATGGCGGGGGTCCGTCTCCCCGCGTGCCAGGGCCTGTTCGACGAGGACGTCGATCGCGATGCCGTTCTCGGCGTGCATCATGATCAGCCCGCCGTTCCCCGAAGCCCGCTGCATCGCCCGCAGGATCTGGCCGTCATCCGAATAGAAGACTCCCGGATACGCCATAAACAATTTGAACGAACTTACGCCTTCTTCGACGAGTCCATCCATTTCCTTGAGGGAGTGCTCATTGACGTCGGACACGATCATGTGGAACGCGTAGTCGATCGCACATTGCCCGTCGGCCTTCGCGTACCAGGTGTCCAAGCCCTCTCGGAGGGAGTGCCCGGGTGTCTGCACCGCGAAATCGACGATCGTCGTCGTCCCGCCCCAGGCTGCGGCTCGGGTCCCGGTCTCGAACGTGTCCGACGCGAAGGTGCCGCCGAACGGCAGCTCCATATGCGTGTGTGCATCGACCCCACCCGGGATCACGTACTTCCGCGAGGCGTCGATCACCCTGTCGGCGGTCCACTGCTGGCTGCCCGCTGTCGCCATCGCCACGACACGGCCGTCCTCGATCAGAACATCCGCATGCAACTCGTCGGAAGCCGTAATGACAAGGCCGCCGGTAATGAGGGTTCTAGTCATGGCCGAGAATTCCCTTCGCCTTGCAATTCCGAACCAAGAGGGGTGCCGACCGGACCACCGAAAGGAATGCGCTGGTCCGGTCGCCGGCACAAGCCGTGGCAACGCCGGGAGCCCACGCCGCTGGGCACCGCGTCGTTCAGCACGAGGCGCCCGCACCCACTGGGTCGCCGAATCGCCGAGGAAATTCCTGGTCACGCGAGCCAATGAAACCCTTGAAGGAGGTGACCCCCTCCCCCACCAGGTCCATCTCCTTCAGGGTCCGCTCGTTGACGTCCGAGAGGATCATGTGGAAGGCGTAGTCGACGGCGCACTTGCCGGCGGCCTTGTCGTACCAGGTGTCGAGGCCCTCGCGCAGGGCGTGCCCCGGTGTCTGGACGGCGAAGTCCACGATGGTGGTGGTGCCGCCCCAGGCGGCCGCGCGGGTGCCGGTCTCGAAGGTGTCGGAGGCCGCGGTGCCACCGAAGGGCAGCTCCATGTGGGTGTGGGCGTCGACCCCGCCGGGGATGACGTACTTCCCGCTCGCGTCGATCGTCCGGTCGGCCGTCCACGTCTCGGCGGCCGCCGTGCCGTGTGCGGCGAGGGCGGCGACCCGGCCGTCCTCGATCAGCACGTCGGCGTGGAGCTCGTCGGACGCGGTGATGACGAGACCGCCGCGGATCAGGGTGCGGATGCTGCTCATGTACGTCTCCCCCGGTTCTAGTTGAGGGTGCGGAGGGCCTCGGCGAGGATTTCGGCGCCCTCTTCCGCCTCGGCGACGGTGAGGGAGAGCGGCGGCGCGATGCGCAGCACGCTGGTGTTGTGGCCACCGCCCTTGCCGAGCAGCAGGCCGCCGGCCCGGGCGGCCTCCAGTACGGCGGCGGCCGCGTCCGGGTCCGCCCGGTCGGTGCCGGGTTCGGTCAGTTCCAGTCCGGCCATCAGGCCCCGGCCGCGTACCTCGCGTACGGCGGGCACGGTCGCGGCGATGGCCCGCAGCCGCTCCAGCAGCAGACCGCCGACGCGGCGGGCGTTGCCCTGGAGGTCGTGTTCGAGGAGGTAGGCGAGGTTGGCCACGCCCGCCGCCATGGTGACCGGTGAACCGCCGAAGGTGGAGATGGAGTTGGAGTCGAGACAGTTCATCACCTCGGCGCGGGCCACGACTCCGCCGATGGACATGCCGTTGCCGATGCCCTTGGCGAAGGTGATGATGTCCGGCGGGCCGTTCTGGTCGTGGGCCTGCCAGCCCCAGAAGTGCTCGCCCGTCCGGCCCCACCCGGTCTGCACCTCGTCGCTGATCCAGAGGATGCCGTGCCGGTCGAGGACCTCGCGGAAGGACCCGTAGAGCCCGTCGGGAGGCGAGGTGAAGCCGCCCACGCCCTGGATCGGCTCGGCGATGAGCGCCGCGACCCCGCCCCGGGCCTGGCCCAGTACGTCCTCCAGGTCGGCGACGGCCGCGGCGGTGAAGGCGGTGTCGTCGAGGTGGGCGAAGGGGCCGCGGGTGCGGACCGCGCCGTGGACGTAGTACGTCTGCAGCGGCGAGAGGCTGGTCGGGGACCAGCCTCGGTTGCCGGTGATGGAGACGGTGGAGAAGGACCGGCCGTGGTAGCTGTTGCGCATCGCCAGGATCTGGTTGGAGCGGCGGTACGTCGTCGCGAGCATGAGGGCGGTGTCGTTGGCCTCGGTGCCGGAGGTCGTGAAGAAGACCCGGGCGTCGGGGATGCCGGACAACGCCGCGACACGCTCGGCCAGTTCGATCATCGGGCGGTTCAGGTACAG
Encoded proteins:
- a CDS encoding TIGR03842 family LLM class F420-dependent oxidoreductase, which encodes MDFGLVLQTDPPASQVVSLMKRAERNGFRYGWTFDSAVLWQEPFVIYSQILANTQRMHVGPMVTNPGTRTWEVTASTFATLNDMYGNRTVCGIGRGDSAMRVVGRAPNTLARLGEAIDVIRDLAEGREAVVDGNPIKIPWIRDGRLPVWMAAYGPKALALAGQKADGFILQLADPYLTEWMIKAVRQAAVEAGRDPDSVTICVAAPAYVTADDSAQALAHARDQCRWFGGMVGNHVADLVSRYGEHSSMVPDELTEYVKSRQGYDYSHHGRAGNPSADFVPDEIVDRFCLLGPAAAHIEKLRALRDLGVDQFAVYDMHDAREATIDAYGADVIPTFR
- the hydA gene encoding dihydropyrimidinase, whose amino-acid sequence is MTRTLITGGLVITASDELHADVLIEDGRVVAMATAGSQQWTADRVIDASRKYVIPGGVDAHTHMELPFGGTFASDTFETGTRAAAWGGTTTIVDFAVQTPGHSLREGLDTWYAKADGQCAIDYAFHMIVSDVNEHSLKEMDGLVEEGVSSFKLFMAYPGVFYSDDGQILRAMQRASGNGGLIMMHAENGIAIDVLVEQALARGETDPRHHGEVRKVLLEAEATHRAIQLARVAGSPLYVVHVSAEEAVAELAAARDKGLPVFGETCPQYLFLSTDNLEEPDFQGAKYVCSTPLRPREHQAALWRGLRTNDLQVVSTDHCPFCFRGQKELGRGDFSKIPNGLPGVENRMDLLHQAVLDGHISRRRWIEIACATPARMFGLYPQKGTIAPGSDADIVLYDPHAEQVISAETHHMNVDYSAYEGKRITGRVDTVLSRGEVVIDRREYTGRAGHGAFVHRSTCQYL
- a CDS encoding aspartate aminotransferase family protein, coding for MTNPIPLHSRHRSVLPDWLALYYDRPIELTHGEGRHVWDADGNRYLDFFGGILTTMTAHALPEVTKAVSEQAGRIIHSSTLYLNRPMIELAERVAALSGIPDARVFFTTSGTEANDTALMLATTYRRSNQILAMRNSYHGRSFSTVSITGNRGWSPTSLSPLQTYYVHGAVRTRGPFAHLDDTAFTAAAVADLEDVLGQARGGVAALIAEPIQGVGGFTSPPDGLYGSFREVLDRHGILWISDEVQTGWGRTGEHFWGWQAHDQNGPPDIITFAKGIGNGMSIGGVVARAEVMNCLDSNSISTFGGSPVTMAAGVANLAYLLEHDLQGNARRVGGLLLERLRAIAATVPAVREVRGRGLMAGLELTEPGTDRADPDAAAAVLEAARAGGLLLGKGGGHNTSVLRIAPPLSLTVAEAEEGAEILAEALRTLN